The Thermosynechococcus sp. CL-1 genomic interval GGACAACTGCCCGTGATGGTGCAAGAGTATCTACCCGCGGCCAAGGAAGGCGATAAACGAATCATTCTCCTCAATGGGGAACCCATTGGTGCTGTGAATCGGATTCCCACAGGGGATGAATTTCGGGGCAATATGGCCACCGGCGGACGGGTGGCAGCAGTGGAAATTACCGAGCGCGATCGCCAGATTTGTCAAACCTTGGCTCCTGCCCTCCAGCGCGATGGCCTCTATTTTGTGGGGATTGATGTCATTGGTGGCTATTTGACAGAAGTGAATGTCACTAGCCCCACCGGTGTTCGCGAGATCGATCGCCTCAATGGGACTTGCCTTGGTCAACAGGTGATGGCTTGGCTATTAGGTTAACATTGAGTCATGCTTAGCCACTCAGGGGATGTGATTCAAACCAGTAATCAAGTTTTGATAAAGCGATATGGTTCACAGCAAAGAACGCGCCCCCAGAAATAGAACAATTACGTTGACCGAGCAAGAACAAGCGAAGTATCGGCAGCGACTCCTACGGTTGAGTCATCCTGTGAGCCTATCAGAAATCATTAACCGCACCATCCATCAAGATATCTTTGAGGTCATCAAGTTTCTCCCAAGTCAATTTGTTGATTTGCTGTTTATTGATCCACCTTACAACCTGAATAAAGTATTTAACTCAATTAGCTTCAAGAAAAAAAGTTTAGAGGATTACATCAACTGGCTAGAGTCTTGCTTGTCGAGTCTTGAAAAAATTCTAAAACCAACTGCATCTATTTACATTTGCTCTGATTGGGAATCCTCAACTGCTGTATTTGAAGTCATTAAAGACCGTTTTCAAATCCGCAACCGAATTACATGGGAGCGCGAGAAAGGACGAGGAGCAAGCAAGAATTGGAAAAATGCCTCTGAGGATATATGGTTCTGCACTGTTTCTAATGAGTACACCTTTAATGTTGAGGCTGTTAAGCTCAAGCGTAAAGTCATCGCTCCCTATAGAGTCAATGGACATCCCAAAGATTGGGAACCTACCGAAGAAGGTAATTACCGCCTAACGCATCCTTCTAACCTGTGGACAGACTTAACTGTGCCCTTTTGGTCAATGCCAGAAAATACAGATCATCCCACCCAAAAGCCCGAGAAACTACTGGCTAAGGTCATTTTAGCTAGCTCCAATCCAGATGACATTATTTTTGATCCGTTCCTCGGCTCGGGAACAACCTCTGTCGTTGCCAAGAAGCTCGGTAGACGTTTTTTGGGGGTTGAACTGGATGAGACTTATGCTTGCCTAGCGGAGAAACGCCTTGAAATGGCTGAAGTAGATGCTTCGATTCAGGGCTATGCTGATGGCGTGTTTTGGGAAAGAAACACATTAAGTGAGCAAGGACGTTTTACGCAAAAGCAGTATCAGTGCGAAAAACTATTTCACCAACCAGAGCTTTTTTCCCTAGGAGAAACATAAGAATCAATGGAAAAAAGACATATTTTCTATGGTGATCAGATTGGTCAGATCGAAGAAAACATCAAAGAACTCTTAAACTCACAGGAAGATTTCTTGTCTGCTGTGACAATCAATAGTCCAAGAGCTGTTGGCGATGCTGTTCAGCAAATTCTTGCCAATCATCTACAGGCGGTTCTTGGTGAAGAGATTTGTAAAAACTATTCAGCACATTTTGCCCGTAGAGCCATGGCTGATCTCGCTTTCAAGGATGATCAAGGATTTTACTATGTCATTGACGTGAAAACCCACAGATTGAGTACACAGTTTAATATGCCCAATTTAATTTCTGTAGAACGCCTCACTCGTTTCTATCAATCAGATGAAAATGTTTTTGCAATTTTGCTGATTGCCTATGAGGCTCAAGGAACTCGTATCGGTATTGAAAATGTTCAATTTTTGCCAATCGAGTTTTTGGGGTGGGACTGCTTAACAATTGGCGCTTTGGGTTGGGGGCAAATTCAGATTGCGAACTCTAATGTTTTAACGATTAACCGTGGCTACTCCCGTAAGCAGTGGATGCTTGA includes:
- a CDS encoding DNA methyltransferase codes for the protein MVHSKERAPRNRTITLTEQEQAKYRQRLLRLSHPVSLSEIINRTIHQDIFEVIKFLPSQFVDLLFIDPPYNLNKVFNSISFKKKSLEDYINWLESCLSSLEKILKPTASIYICSDWESSTAVFEVIKDRFQIRNRITWEREKGRGASKNWKNASEDIWFCTVSNEYTFNVEAVKLKRKVIAPYRVNGHPKDWEPTEEGNYRLTHPSNLWTDLTVPFWSMPENTDHPTQKPEKLLAKVILASSNPDDIIFDPFLGSGTTSVVAKKLGRRFLGVELDETYACLAEKRLEMAEVDASIQGYADGVFWERNTLSEQGRFTQKQYQCEKLFHQPELFSLGET